Proteins from a genomic interval of Trifolium pratense cultivar HEN17-A07 linkage group LG6, ARS_RC_1.1, whole genome shotgun sequence:
- the LOC123889163 gene encoding eukaryotic translation initiation factor 4G-like gives MSFNNQSKSDKSDTAYRRTGRSTSFNQQRGNTGGGTYVKAGTGAAAPSPSLNSSRSFNKKSNNHAQGGPSRVNPTQLNSAESNYASAVRATPNGSHSHVQPQFHGGFDASVTNATAKTSESSAAQRITRAVPKAPISQPPPVSSDSAAPKTPAKGDASKAFPFQFGSISPGIVNVMTIPARTSSAPPNIDEQNRDQARHDSLRPVPSVPTPTVPKQLPVKNDTGVADQSKVGETHIGTRAKKDTQVSPLPPPSLMQNHSVVPLTGMSMPYHQSQAPMHFGAANPQIQSHGMSTAPLQMPLPMPFQIGNAAQVQQQVFVSGLQPHPIHPQGIMHQHQGQNIGYIPQIGHQFPHQFGNMGMGINPQFSPQQGGKFAGPRKTTPVKITHPDTHEELRLDKRADDGGSSGSRSHSSKPSQSPSVKPFAASHANAQPPRINYAVSHGPQLSSHNTLPGNKIVTSIPGNVEQRNQEFSHDMPNAISSTPLGVSSVSIKPCGGSGSMDSSFANSSNSQKGGSPISSVTSSDVYSLVPPKGPETCSEISSQQSTAASVSAEKLTSASLLPSSTAFSENSVCALNEGRNKESLSRSNSLKDNQKRLQKKAQLQHQVDVQSSAVGNEPSLADDGGISDCVVSETVGTKTPYSAATANEDLLAIASGTVSATSESIPSSVEEKTTGSTKVSASASAEGPVTQAVDSLNNHKSDELDVFSREDKQLRQNELVGDKIKISTPQISKNVNGDGGEFSHLKKGASEINTGVVTLQTGLQVQDEIESASCSIDRDRMADNLGMSTSALNSKDASLSSNDGVVGNEVTSTNSGTSDHQSSGHLETNLKHCKDSSEESGTGAVSLPAASVTMDRPILEASKVKGTSKGKKKLKEFLQKADASGSTADLYNAYKGPEEKKEVVASSETSGNLKQLPMDAAQPAAVANEQCGQSKAELEDWEDAADMSTPKLEVSDKTQQDSNGSEVTGKKYSRDFLLKFAEQCSELPEGFEITADIAEALMGSNIGSHVMVRDTHPSPGRNTDRSGGMSRIDRRGSGVIEDDKWSKVPGAFHYDNGNVGNTGFRPAHGGNAGVLRNPRPQGTVQYGGGILSGPMQSMVHQGGMQRNSPDGERWQRATSFQQQRGLMPSPSSQSPLQTMHKAEKKYEVGKVTDEEQAKQRQLKGILNKLTPQNFEKLFEQVKAVNIDNVVTLTGVISQIFEKALMEPTFCEMYANFCFHLAAALPDLSQDNEKITFKRLLLNKCQEEFERGEREQEEANKADEGEVKQSDEEREAKRSKARRRMLGNIRLIGELYKKKMLTERIMHECIKKLLGQCQNPDEEDIEALCKLMSTIGEMIDHPKAKEHIDVYFERIKLLSNNMNLSSRVRFMLKDTIDLRKNRWQQRRKVEGPKKIEEVHRDASQERQSQAGRLGRGMGISTPRRTTPTDFGSRGSSMLSPSNAQMGGLPNQMRGYGSQDVRGYERQSYEARPLSIPLLQRSSGDESITLGPQGGLARGMSSRGPAAVSSFGGPNGYSNLSERASYSPREDLTPRYVPNRFAGPTAYDQSSAPEHSVNYSNRDLGSADRFLDRPVVNPPPARAQETALSQNTSFEKGLSEEKLQKMSMAAIKEYYSARDVNEVVLCVKDLNSPSFHPSMVYHWVTDSFERKDTERDLLAKLLIDLVKSHDGTLSQPQLIKGLESVLSTLEDFVTDAPRAPEYLGRIFAKAITEHVASLKEIGLLIRDGGEESSSRLQFGLAADILGSTLEVIQTEKGDAFLNEIQTSSNLQLKTFRPPEPIKSRKLEKFFPLWE, from the exons ATGTCCTTCAATAATCAATCAAAGTCCGATAAGAGCGACACCGCGTACCGACGAACCGGTCGATCAACCAGCTTCAATCAGCAGCGAGGTAACACCGGTGGTGGTACATACGTTAAGGCCGGCACCGGCGCCGCCGCGCCTTCACCCTCACTTAACTCTTCTCGGAG TTTTAACAAGAAGTCTAATAATCATGCACAAGGTGGACCATCTAGGGTAAACCCTACCCAGCTGAATTCAGCCGAGTCTAATTATGCTTCTGCAGTCCGAGCAACACCGAATGGTTCCCATTCCCATGTACAGCCGCAATTTCATG GAGGGTTTGATGCATCAGTTACAAATGCAACTGCCAAGACATCCGAATCATCAGCTGCACAGAGGATCACCAGAGCTGTTCCTAAAGCTCCTATTTCTCAACCTCCCCCCGTGAGTTCTGATTCAGCAGCACCTAAAACCCCTGCTAAGG GAGATGCATCCAAAGCATTCCCTTTCCAATTTGGATCTATTAGTCCTGGCATTGTGAATGTGATGACG ATTCCTGCTCGCACAAGCTCGGCTCCTCCTAATATAGATGAGCAAAATCGTGATCAG GCTCGTCATGATTCTCTAAGGCCTGTGCCTTCTGTTCCAACACCTACTGTTCCAAAGCAGCTGCCAGTGAAAAATGATACAGGTGTCGCCGACCAATCTAAGGTTGGAGAAACTCATATTGGTACAAGGGCAAAAAAGGATACCCAGGTGTCACCTTTACCCCCACCAAGCCTTATGCAGAATCATTCTGTTGTTCCTCTAACTGGAATGTCAATGCCATATCACCAGTCACAAGCACCCATGCACTTCGGTGCTGCTAATCCACAAATTCAATCTCATGGTATGTCAACAGCACCTCTTCAGATGCCTTTACCAATGCCTTTTCAAATTGGAAACGCTGCACAAGTGCAACAACAGGTATTTGTTTCAGGTCTTCAACCTCATCCTATCCATCCTCAaggaatcatgcatcaacatcAAGGCCAAAATATAGGTTACATTCCTCAAATTGGTCATCAATTTCCCCATCAGTTTGGCAACATGGGTATGGGCATTAACCCACAATTTTCCCCACAGCAAGGAGGAAAATTTGCTGGGCCTCGTAAAACTACCCCGGTGAAAATAACTCACCCTGATACCCACGAAGAGCTTAGACTTGATAAAAGGGCAGATGATGGTGGGTCATCAGGTTCTAGGTCTCATTCTAGCAAGCCTTCTCAATCTCCATCTGTCAAGCCATTTGCTGCTTCTCATGCTAACGCTCAGCCACCAAGAATTAATTATGCTGTGAGCCATGGTCCACAATTATCATCGCATAATACCCTGCCTGGcaataaaattgtcacttctATTCCTGGCAATGTTGAACAACGTAATCAAGAATTTTCCCATGATATGCCTAATGCAATTTCATCAACTCCTTTAGGAGTATCTTCTGTATCTATAAAGCCATGTGGTGGATCTGGATCTATGGACTCCTCATTTGCCAATTCCAGTAATTCTCAAAAGGGTGGATCTCCTATTTCCTCAGTAACATCTAGTGATGTTTACTCTTTGGTGCCTCCAAAAGGACCTGAAACTTGTTCTGAAATCTCTTCCCAACAATCTACTGCTGCATCTGTTTCTGCTGAGAAGCTTACATCAGCTTCCTTGTTGCCTTCTTCAACTGCTTTTAGTGAGAATTCTGTTTGTGCTCTTAATGAAGGCAGAAACAAGGAATCTCTTAGTAGATCAAATTCTTTGAAGGATAATCAGAAGAGACTGCAGAAGAAAGCCCAATTGCAACATCAG GTGGATGTACAATCTTCTGCTGTGGGTAATGAACCTTCCCTAGCTGATGATGGTGGTATCTCTGATTGTGTAGTTTCTGAAACTGTAGGAACTAAAACACCCTATTCTGCAGCAACTGCCAATGAAGATCTATTAGCAATAGCTTCTGGCACAGTTTCAGCTACCAGTGAGAGCATACCTTCTTCTGTTGAAGAGAAGACCACTGGTTCTACAAAGGTGTCTGCTAGTGCTTCAGCGGAAGGACCTGTTACTCAAGCTGTGGATAGTTTGAACAATCATAAGAGTGATGAGCTAGATGTATTCTCCCGAGAGGAtaaacagctgaggcagaacgAATTAGTCggtgataaaattaaaatttcaactcCGCAGATAAGTAAAAATGTCAATGGTGACGGCGGAGAATTTAGCCACCTCAAAAAAGGTGCTTCAGAGATAAACACTGGGGTTGTAACTTTGCAGACTGGGCTGCAAGTACAGGATGAAATTGAATCTGCAAGTTGCAGCATAGACCGTGATAGGATGGCTGATAATTTAGGCATGTCTACTTCTGCACTGAATTCTAAAGACGCGTCTTTAAGCAGCAACGACGGTGTAGTGGGTAATGAAGTCACTTCTACAAATTCTGGCACATCAGATCATCAATCTTCTGGCCATCTCGAAACAAATTTAAAACATTGCAAAGATAGTTCGGAGGAATCTGGCACTGGCGCAGTGTCTCTTCCAGCAGCATCTGTTACTATGGACAGGCCAATTTTAGAGGCAAGTAAGGTGAAAGGTACATCAAAGGGGAAGAAGAAACTAAAGGAATTTCTTCAGAAAGCAGATGCTTCTGGGTCTACTGCTGATCTGTATAACGCGTATAAGGGACCTGAGGAAAAGAAAGAAGTTGTTGCAAGTTCAGAGACTTCTGGAAATTTGAAGCAGCTGCCTATGGATGCTGCTCAGCCAGCTGCAGTTGCAAATGAACAATGTGGGCAGAGTAAGGCTGAACTTGAGGACTGGGAGGATGCCGCCGATATGTCCACACCTAAGCTAGAAGTATCAGATAAAACTCAACAGGACAGCAACGGAAGTGAAGTTACTGGCAAAAAGTACTCTCGagatttccttttaaaatttgcaGAGCAGTGCTCTGAGCTTCCCGAAGGGTTTGAAATCACGGCAGACATAGCTGAAGCTTTGATGGGTTCGAATATTGGTTCTCATGTTATGGTACGCGACACACATCCTTCTCCTGGAAGAAATACAGATAGGTCAGGTGGGATGTCTCGGATAGATCGTCGTGGGAGTGGTGTTATCGAGGATGATAAATGGAGTAAAGTTCCTGGTGCTTTTCATTATGATAATGGTAATGTAGGTAATACAGGATTCCGACCTGCACATGGTGGCAATGCTGGTGTTTTAAGGAATCCACGCCCACAAGGAACTGTGCAGTATGGTGGAGGGATTCTTTCTGGGCCAATGCAATCAATGGTACATCAAGGAGGAATGCAAAGAAATAGCCCTGATGGCGAAAGGTGGCAGCGTGCTACTAGCTTCCAGCAGCAGAGGGGTTTAATGCCATCTCCTTCTTCTCAATCTCCTTTGCAGACTATGCACAAAGCTGAGAAGAAGTATGAGGTGGGTAAGGTGACAGATGAGGAACAGGCAAAGCAGAGGCAGTTGAAAGGTATATTGAACAAGTTAACACCCCAGAATTTTGAGAAGCTATTTGAGCAGGTTAAAGCAGTTAATATTGATAATGTAGTCACTCTCACTGGTGTCATCTCCCAAATCTTTGAGAAGGCCTTGATGGAACCCACTTTCTGTGAAATGTATGCCAATTTCTGTTTTCATCTGGCAGCTGCGTTGCCTGATCTCAGTCAAGACAATGAAAAGATAACATTTAAGAGATTATTGTTAAATAAGTGCCAGGAAGAATTTGAGAGGGGTGAGAGAGAGCAAGAAGAAGCTAATAAAGCTGATGAGGGTGAGGTGAAACAGTCTGATGAGGAAAGAGAAGCAAAACGATCCAAGGCTAGAAGACGAATGTTGGGTAATATCCGGTTAATTGGAGAACTATATAAGAAGAAAATGCTGACAGAGAGAATAATGCACGAGTGCATAAAAAAGTTACTTGGTCAGTGTCAGAATCCGGATGAAGAAGACATCGAAGCTTTGTGCAAACTGATGAGTACTATTGGGGAGATGATTGACCACCCCAAAGCCAAGGAACATATAGATGTATATTTTGAAagaattaaattattatcaaaCAACATGAATTTGTCTTCTAGAGTGAGGTTCATGTTAAAGGATACCATTGATTTGAGAAAGAATAGATGGCAACAAAGGAGAAAAGTTGAGGGGCCAAAAAAGATTGAAGAGGTGCACCGGGATGCTTCCCAAGAGAGGCAATCCCAAGCTGGTAGGCTGGGTCGTGGTATGGGTATTAGTACACCAAGAAGGACCACCCCTACGGATTTTGGTTCAAGAGGTTCATCTATGTTATCCCCTTCTAATGCTCAGATGGGTGGATTGCCTAATCAAATGCGTGGGTATGGTTCTCAGGATGTTCGTGGGTATGAAAGGCAATCTTATGAGGCTAGGCCGCTATCTATTCCCTTGCTTCAAAGATCTTCAGGTGATGAGTCAATAACCTTGGGACCCCAAGGTGGTCTTGCTAGAGGAATGTCTAGCAGAGGTCCAGCTGCCGTTTCCAGTTTCGGTGGTCCTAATGGTTACAGTAATTTATCAGAGCGCGCTTCATACAGCCCTAGGGAGGACCTCACACCAAGATATGTTCCGAATAGATTTGCTGGTCCAACTGCTTATGATCAATCAAGTGCTCCAGAGCATAGTGTGAATTACAGTAATAGGGATTTGGGAAGTGCAGATAGGTTTCTTGATAGACCTGTTGTAAATCCACCTCCTGCCCGAGCACAAGAGACTGCACTCTCCCAGAATACCTCTTTTGAAAAGGGTTTGTCAGAAGAGAAACTACAGAAGATGTCCATGGCAGCAATTAAAGAATACTATAG TGCTAGAGATGTAAACGAAGTTGTTTTGTGCGTCAAAGATCTGAACTCTCCAAGCTTTCATCCTTCCATGGTTTATCATTGGGTCACAGATTCATTTGAGAGAAAGGACACAGAGAGAGATCTTTTGGCCAAACTGCTGATCGACCTTGTGAAATCTCATGACGGTACCTTAAGTCAACCCCAGCTCATTAAAGG GTTGGAATCTGTTCTAAGTACTTTGGAAGATTTTGTTACGGATGCCCCAAGAGCACCGGAGTATCTTGGTCGCATTTTTGCCAAAGCTATAACAGAGCATGTAGCCTCTTTGAAAGAGATTGGGCTGTTAATACGTGATGGCGGAGAGGAATCAAGTAGCCGCTTACAATTTGGACTTGCAGCTGACATTCTCGGAAGTACCTTGGAAGTGATACAAACAGAGAAGGGTGATGCTTTCTTGAATGAGATCCAGACAAGCTCCAACTTGCAATTGAAGACCTTCCGTCCGCCAGAACCTATTAAATCCCGGAAGCTAGAAAAATT CTTTCCTTTGTGGGAGTAG
- the LOC123892027 gene encoding uncharacterized protein LOC123892027, which translates to MLFGGVTLRLTTKTFLLNGVQIKTTVTSEAKVIDEHILSFLHPTDNHGTKVIGFDFEWHPIQYFESARINHPPSRIKYSESYEIYPHPATFQLCDGNSCLIIHTRRNSSVPLSLLNFLRQPNYTFVGCGIKDNFANLEKHFYGIGCKNAVELGTLAATLMDEPHLRFCGVDELAFLVDELDLRKERPLTMAFSWGDLPSEELAKLATINVYSYHKIGSALLAKYRPQSHPPVRCVCLI; encoded by the exons ATGCTTTTTGGTGGGGTCACTCTAAGACTGACAACAAAG acatttttg TTGAATGGAGTGCAAATCAAAACCACCGTGACCAGTGAAGCAAAAGTGATCGATGAACACATATTGTCTTTCTTACATCCTACCGACAATCACGGAACAAAAGTTATCGGGTTTGATTTTGAGTGGCATCCGATTCAATATTTTGAATCAGCTAGAATCAATCATCCTCCTTCCCGGATCAAGTATTCTGAATCATATGAAATCTACCCACATCCTGCAACCTTTCAACTCTGTGATGGAAATTCGTGTCTTATTATCCACACACGTCGTAACAGTAGCGTTCCCCTTTCGCTACTTAATTTTCTTCGTCAGCCAAATTATACCTTTGTTGGCTGTGGTATCAAAGACAATTTTGCTAACTTGGAGAAACATTTTTATGGGATTGGATGCAAAAATGCTGTTGAACTTGGAACCTTGGCTGCTACTCTCATGGATGAGCCTCATTTACGTTTTTGTGGCGTTGATGAACTAGCATTTCTGGTCGATGAACTTGATCTTCGTAAGGAAAGGCCTTTAACCATGGCTTTTAGTTGGGGTGATCTACCTAGTGAAGAACTTGCAAAACTTGCTACTATTAATGTTTACTCTTATCACAAAATTGGGAGTGCATTGCTTGCAAAGTATAGACCTCAATCACATCCACCTGTGCGTTGCGTTTGTTTGATTTAG